The sequence below is a genomic window from Variovorax paradoxus B4.
GCGAGGCGGTCGGCCCCGACGTGAAGCTGTATGTCGACGCCAACTGCGGCCTCGACCTGTTCCACGCGACCGAGCTCGCACGCCGCATCGAGCCCTACGGCATCAGCTTCTTCGAGGAGCCGCTCACGCAGAACGACGTGCGGCAGATGGCCCAGCTGCGCGCGCGCACCACCATTCCGCTGGCCTGCGGGCAGAACGAAGGGCTGGCCTTCCGCTTCCGCGACCTGCTGGTGAACCAGGCGGCCGACGTGCTGCAGCCCAACGTGACCATCTCGGGCGGCTACACGCAGTGCCTCAAGATCGCGGGCATGGCGCAGGCCTTCAACGTGCCGATCGACAACGGCGGCGCCTGGCCCTTCCACAACATGCACCTGCATGCGGGCGTGTCGAACGGCGGCATGGCCGAATACCACTACGTGGCCGTGCAGATGCTCAAGCAGATCTTCGACGACCTGCCGGTGCCGCAGGACGGTTGGCTGCAGCTGCCGGAGACACCGGGCCTGGGCTTCGCGCCCAATGCGGAGCGCGTGCGCGAGCTTGCGAAGCTCCCCACTTCGCGCGGCAAGGGCAAAGCCTAGGGATGGACGCCCGCGGGTGCACTTGAACGAGCCGCGCAGACGGCGATGGACCGATGACATTTGGAGACATGATGAAAAAAGCTACCGACCTTGTTCACCCCGCACGCCGCCGGGCGCTGCGTGCCGCCGTGGCCCTGGGCCTTGCGGGAGCACTCGCCGCGCCTGCCGCCTGGGCCCAGAAGTACCCCGACAAGCCGATCCGCCTGGTGGTCGGCTATTCGGCCGGCGGCGGCGTCGATGCGGTCGCGCGCCTGCTCGGCACGCGCCTGTCGGCGGTGCTCGGCCAGCAGGTGATGGTCGACAACCGCACCGGCGCCACCGGCATGATCGCCGCCGAATACGTCGCCAAGTCGGCGTCGGACGGCTACACGCTGATGATGGGCGACAGCGCGCTGCTGGCCGCCAAGCTGCTGCAGCCGAAGGCGCCGGTCGATCCGCTCACCAGCTTCAGGCCCGTCGCGGGCGCCTTCGTCTCGCCGCTGATGATCGTCACAGGCAACGACTTCCCGGCCAGGACGCCGGCCGAATTCGTGAAGGAGATCAAGGCCCGGCCGGGACACTATTCCTACGCCACCTCGGGCGTGGGCACGGTGCACCATCTGGGCTTCGAGATGCTCAAGCAGACCAGCGGCAGCAAGGTGGTGCACGTGCCCTACCGCGGCGCTGCGCAGATCGTGCCCGACGTGGTCGGCGGCCAGGTGCCCATCGGCGTGGTCAGCGCCACGGCCGGCATGGCGCAGGCCAAGGCGGGCAAGCTGCGCGCGATCGCGCTGATGAACACCGCGCGGCTCGAAGGCGCCGAAAGCGTGCCGCCGCTGGCCGATGCGCTGCCGGGCTTCGACGTGGCGCCGCGCATCTTCGTGCTCGCGCCCGCCGGCACGCCCGACGAGATCGTCGACAGGCTCTCGGCCGCGGTGAAGGCGGTGCTCGACACGCCCGAGGCCGGCGCCGCGGCGGCCGCGCAAGGCACGCTGCGCGCCTACGCCACGCCGGCGCAGCTCGGCAAGGACATGGCCGAGGAGACGAAGCGCTGGCAGCGCATCATTGCCGAGCAGAACATCGTGGCGGAGGGCAAGTAGATGGCGCTGCCGCACCTGGGCCTGATCGTGCCGCCGGCCGCCGGCGCGGTGCCGGTGGACGGCCCGCTGCTCTATGGCGAGCGCATCCGCTTCAGCGCGCTGGGGCTGGGCCTCGGCGAGATTTCCACGCGCGGGTACACCGAGGTGATCGACTCGGTGGTCGAGAAGGCGGTGGCGCTCAAGGCGCAGGGCGCTTGCGCGGTCTCGCTCATGGGCACCTCGCTGAGCTTCTTCCGCGGCGCCGCGTTCAACCGGCAGCTCGAAGTCGAGATGGCGCGCGCCACCGGCCTGCCCTGCACGACCATGAGCAACGCCATCGTCGGCGCGCTGCGCCAGCTGGGCGTACGGCGCGTGGCGGTGGCCACGGCCTACATCGACGAGGTCAACGCGCATCTGCGGCGCTACCTCGAACGGAGCGACTTCGAGCCGCTGGCGCTCCAGGGGCTGGCCATCTCCGACGTGCAGGCCGTGGGCCGGGTGCCCACGCAGGTGCTGGTCGACCTGTGCCTGCGGGTGTTCGATGCGCAGCCCGGCGCGGAGGGCATCCTCATTTCATGCGGCGGGCTGGTCACGCTCGATGCCGTGCGCGAAGTGGAAGCACGGCTGCAGCTGCCGGTGGTGTCGAGTTCGCCCGCGGGTTTCTGGGACCTCGTGCGCACCGCGGGCCTCGATGCGCGCTCGCCGGGGCAGGGGCGGCTGTTCGCCGAGGCCTGAGCGCCAAGGATACAGGGCGGTCCGTCAGCCGAGCCAGCGGCCCACGCGCGGCGCGGCCGCCAGCTGCCAGATGCGCTGGCACAGCGCCTTCGCCTCGTCGGCCGTGGCGCCCTCGCCGTAGTGCGCGAGGCGCTGCATCTTGTCCTCGATCTCGGCACGGCTCAGGCTGTTGCCCGGGTCGCCCTTGGGCTCGTCGACGCGGGCCTGCAGCGTGCGGCCGTCGCGGGTCTGCACGCTGACTTTGCCGATCCAGCGCGCGGGGTAGGCGGTGTCGACTTCGGCATCGAGTTCCATCGCCACCTTGTCGCGGAACGCGGCCACCTCGGGCGCGAGAAAGTCGCGGTCGAACTCGCCCAACCCGGCGCGGCCGTGCACCGCGATCAGGCCCAGCACCGTGCCCATCGAGAACTTGCCCTGGTGCACGGTGGCCGGCACCGTGACGCGGCCCAGCACGTCGATGGCGCCCTGGTGCACGTGGGTGGTCACGCGGGCCACGTCGCCATGCGCGAGCTGGTGCTCGGCCATCACCTGCTGCAGCGCGTCGGCCGCGGGATGCGTGTGGCGGCAGGAGGCGTGGTACTTGAACGAGGTTTCGGCCAGTGCCCAGCGCGTGCCGAGGCGGTCGGTGAGCCGGGCCGGATCGGCATCGCTCGACATGCCCACGCCGAGGCCCTGCGCGCCTTCGAGCACTTTCGCCGCGCCCGTGAAGCCGTCCTGCGCCAGGTAGGCCGACATCAGTCCGCTCGCGGCCGCATGCGCGCAGTGCAGCTGCTTCGAATCGGCCGCATCGCGCAGGAACTCCCATACGCCCGCCGACTGCGTGCCGGCCGAGCCGAAGGCGTGCAGCATCTGCTGCGGCGTGAGCTCGAGCAGGCGGCCCACGGCGGCGGCCGCGGCCAGCGTGCCCGCCGTCGCGGTGGTGTGGAAGGTCTTGTAGTGCGAGCGGCCCAGGAACTCGCCAACGCGGATGCCGACCTCGTAGCCCGCCACCACGGCCGTCAGCAGCTGCGCACCGCTGGCCCCGATGCTCTGCGCCACGGCCAGCGCAGGCGCGATGACCACGGCCGCGGGGTGGAACACCGAGCCGTTGTGCACGTCGTCCTGCTCCACGTAGTGCGAGGCCGCGGCGTTGACCAGTGCGGCGAACACCGGCGAACTGGTGCGGCGCGACGTGAGCATTTCGCTCGGCCCGTCGGCCGGCCCCATCATCTGCGCGAAACGCTCGATGCTGCGCACCGGCCGCGCCGTGCGGGCCGCGAGCACCGAACCCAGCCAGTCGAGCATCAGGTCCTCGGTGCGGCGCAGCACGGGGGTGGGAATGTCGGCGAACTTCAGTTCGGCGGCGAAGGTGGCGAGGTCCCGGCTGGGGTGATTCGATGAGGTCATGGAGTACCTTCAGAACGAACGTGGCAAGCCGAGCATGTGCTCGGCGACGTAGCTCAAGATGAGATTGGTCGAGATCGGCGCCACCTGGTAGAGCCGCGTCTCGCGGAACTTGCGCTCGATGTCGTATTCGCACGCAAAGCCGAAGCCGCCGTGGAACTGCAGGCAGGCATTGGCCGCCTCCCAGCTGGCCTTGGCCGCCAGGTACTTCGCCATGTTGGCCTGTGCGCCGCAGGGCTCGCGCGCATCGAACAGGCGGCAGGCTTCATAGCGCATGAGGTTCGCGGCTTCTATCTCGATGAAGGCCTCGGCAATCGGAAACTGCACGCCCTGGTTCTGGCCGATGGGCCGGCCGAACACCACGCGCTCCTTGGTGTAGGCCGTGACCTTGTCGATGAACCAGTAGCCGTCGCCGATGCATTCGGCCGCGATCAGCGTGCGCTCGGCATTGAGGCCGTCGAGGATGTACTTGAAGCCCTGGCCCTCTTCGCCGATCAGGTTCTCGGCCGGGATCTCGAGGTTCTCGAAGAACAGCTCGTTGGTCTCGTGGTTCACCATGTTCAGGATGGGCCGCACCGTCATGCCTTTGCCGATGGCCTCGCGCAGGTCGACGATGAAGATCGACATGCCTTCGGACTTCTTCTTCACGTCCGCCAGCGGCGTGGTGCGCGCCAGCAGGATCATCAGGTCCGAATGCTGGATGCGCGAGATCCACACCTTCTGGCCGTTGATGACGTAGCGGTCGCCCTTTTTCACGGCCGTGGTCTTGATCTTGGTGGTGTCGGTGCCGCTGCTGGGCTCGGTCACGCCCATCGACTGCAGGCGCAGTTCGCCGGTGGCGATGCGCGGCAGGTAGTTGCGCTTCTGGGCCTCGCTGCCGTGGCGCAGCAGCGTGCCCATGTTGTACATCTGGCCGTGGCAGGCGCCGGAGTTGCCGCCGCAGCGGTTGATCTCTTCCATGATCACCGAGGCTTCGGTGAGCCCGAGGCCGGAGCCGCCGTATTCCTGCGGAATGAGCGCGGCCATCCAGCCGGCCTTGGTGAGCGCGTCGACGAACTCGGCAGGGTAGCCGCGGGCCTCGTCGATCTTGCGGAAGTACTCGTTGGGAAACTGCGCGCACAGGTCGCGCACGGCATCGCGGATGTCGGGAAAGCGGGTGTCGTTGCTGTTGTTCATCGGGTTCAATCCTGGCGCGGGCCGCCGGCTTCCTTTTCCACCCGTTGCCAGATCTCGATGGCCATCGGGTCGTCGATTTCCTCGAGGAGGTGGCCCACGAGCCCGATGGCGCGCGCCATCACGCCGAGGCCGCGGATGATCTTCCACGGAAAGCCGAACTCGGCCGCAATCGCTCCGATGGCGCCCGTCGCATTGATGGGCAGCGACTTGCCCGACGCGCGCTCGGCCTCCTGCTGCACCGCCTGCATCAGCGCCACGTAGTGGCCCGAGAGGCCGTTCTCCTCGGCGATCTGGAACAGGCGCGGCGTGCGCGGATCGATCGGCTTGTGCAGCGGATGCCCGAGGCCCGGCACGATCTGCTTGCGCGCGCGGTGGTCGGCCACGATGTCCTTCGCCATGTCGGCCAGCGGCCGCGCCGGCTTCTCGCCGAAGGGAATGGCCTCGTAGAGCATCTTCGCTGCGCCTTCGGTACTGCCCACGAACACCGTGCCCAGTCCGCACAGGCCCGCGGCCACCGCGGCCTGCAAGGCCTCGGGCGCGCCCGCATAGGTGAGGCGCGCGGCCAGCGCGCTGGGCGTGACGCCATGCTCGACCAGCGTGACGACGATGGCATTGAAGGTGACCGACTCCTGCGGCGTCGGGATGCGGCCCGTGAGCTCCAGGAAGGCCATGTCGCCCAGGTTCAGGTGGCCCAGGATCTCGGAGGGCAGGTCGCGCCCGCGCACGGTGATCCGGTCGGGTGTGCTGTGGCCGAGTTCGGTGTGCAGGGATTTCTTGATCTTTGTGGTGGTCATGCGTCGAATCTATGCCGCTCTCGCGCGAGACGGGTCTGTGAATGCGAAACCCTCCCTTCGGCAAATGCAAATGCCGCGCGGCGGGGTGTTCTGTCACGCTGCGGCGATGGACACCGAATCACTTTCCGCCATGCGCGATGCCGCGCTCGACTACTTCGTTCGCAGCCGTTCCGTCCAGCGGCGGCGCGAGCGCATGGAACGGCCCGATGCCGACGAGGCGCAGGGCTGGAGTGCCATTGCCGAGCTAGGCTGGACCGGCATGCTGGCACCCGAATCTGCGGGCGGGCTGGGGCTCGGGCTCGCGGGCGCCGCGCAGATCCTGCGGGCCGCGGGCGAGCATGTGGCGCCCGAGCCGCTGCTGGCGGTGGCGGGCTTGAGCGCGATGCTGCTCGCGCGGCTCGAGGCTCCGGCCGCGCAGTCGCTGCTGGCGGAGCTGGTCGCGGGCCGCAGCTTGCCTGCGCTGGCCTGGCAGGAGAGCGCCGGCGACCTGAGCGCCGTGCCGTTGGCCTGCGGCTGCGAGCCGCGCGCGGGGCATGCGGGCGGCGTGCTGCTGCAGGGCGAGAAGCTCATGGTGCTGCCCGGCGCGGCCGCCAGCGGCTGGCTGGTGTCGGCGCGCGGCAGCGACGATGCGGTGCTGCTGTGGGTGCCGCGCGGCACGGCCGGCGTGAGCGAAACCCTGGTGCCGCTGGTGGACGGCAGCCAGGCCGCGAGCCTGCGCTTCGAGCAGGTGGCGCTGCCGGCGGACGCGGTGCTGGCCGAAGGCCCCACCGCGCAGGACGCGCTGCGCCACGCGCTCGCGGCCGGCCAGATTTTGCAGGCGGCCGAGCTGCTGGGCGTGGGCCAGGCCATGCTGGCCCAGACGCAGGCCTACCTGCGCACCCGTTCGCAGTTCGGCAAGCCCATCGGCAGCTTCCAGGCGCTGCAGCACCGCTGCGTGGACATGTTCATTCATCTCGAAGTGGCGCAGGCCGCGCTCGCCGAGGTGCTGGCACTGGCAGGCCAGGAACTCTCCTCCGAGCGGCTCGAAGCCGAAGCCAGCCGCGTCAATGCCCGCTGCACCGCCGCGGCGCTGCAGGCCTCGCGCACGGCGGTGCAACTGCATGGCGCCATCGGCTACACGCAGGAGTGCGACCTGAGCCTTTACTACAAGCGCACGCTGTGTCTTTCTGCGTGGCTCGGCAACGTCGCCGCGCACCAGCGCCGCCATGCCGCGCTGGCCGATGGTGGCGAAACGCGGGTGGGCACCGCCGCATGGGAGGGCGAGTTCCCGCGCAGTGCCGACTGGCATGCGATGCCCGAGGCCGAGTTCCGGCGCATGGTGCGTGCCTTCCTGCAGCAGCGCTATCCGCAGCAGCTGCGCTACCTGTCGCACCGCGCGCGCTGGAGCGAGATCCGCGAGTGGTACCTCACGCTGTCGGCGCAGGGCTGGATCGCGCCGGCTTGGCCCCAGGGGCATGGCGGCATGGGGCTGCCGGCCGGCAAGCTCATTGCATGGATCGAGGAACTCGAGCAGCACGGCGTGGCGCGCGCGCCGGACCAGGGCATCGTGATGATCGGCCCGCTGCTGATCCAGCATGGCACGCCCGAGCAGCAGCAGCGCTTCCTGCCGCGCATCCTGAGCGGCGAGCATGTGTGGTGCCAGGGCTATTCGGAGCCCAATGCCGGCTCCGACCTGGCGGGCCTTCGCACCGAGGCCGTGGCGGGGCGCGATGCCGAGGGCGATCACTTCATCGTCAATGGCCAGAAGATCTGGACCACGCTCGCGCAGGACGCCAACCACATCTTCATGCTCGTGCG
It includes:
- a CDS encoding Bug family tripartite tricarboxylate transporter substrate binding protein, whose protein sequence is MKKATDLVHPARRRALRAAVALGLAGALAAPAAWAQKYPDKPIRLVVGYSAGGGVDAVARLLGTRLSAVLGQQVMVDNRTGATGMIAAEYVAKSASDGYTLMMGDSALLAAKLLQPKAPVDPLTSFRPVAGAFVSPLMIVTGNDFPARTPAEFVKEIKARPGHYSYATSGVGTVHHLGFEMLKQTSGSKVVHVPYRGAAQIVPDVVGGQVPIGVVSATAGMAQAKAGKLRAIALMNTARLEGAESVPPLADALPGFDVAPRIFVLAPAGTPDEIVDRLSAAVKAVLDTPEAGAAAAAQGTLRAYATPAQLGKDMAEETKRWQRIIAEQNIVAEGK
- a CDS encoding arylmalonate decarboxylase; amino-acid sequence: MALPHLGLIVPPAAGAVPVDGPLLYGERIRFSALGLGLGEISTRGYTEVIDSVVEKAVALKAQGACAVSLMGTSLSFFRGAAFNRQLEVEMARATGLPCTTMSNAIVGALRQLGVRRVAVATAYIDEVNAHLRRYLERSDFEPLALQGLAISDVQAVGRVPTQVLVDLCLRVFDAQPGAEGILISCGGLVTLDAVREVEARLQLPVVSSSPAGFWDLVRTAGLDARSPGQGRLFAEA
- a CDS encoding citryl-CoA lyase: MTTTKIKKSLHTELGHSTPDRITVRGRDLPSEILGHLNLGDMAFLELTGRIPTPQESVTFNAIVVTLVEHGVTPSALAARLTYAGAPEALQAAVAAGLCGLGTVFVGSTEGAAKMLYEAIPFGEKPARPLADMAKDIVADHRARKQIVPGLGHPLHKPIDPRTPRLFQIAEENGLSGHYVALMQAVQQEAERASGKSLPINATGAIGAIAAEFGFPWKIIRGLGVMARAIGLVGHLLEEIDDPMAIEIWQRVEKEAGGPRQD
- a CDS encoding MmgE/PrpD family protein → MTSSNHPSRDLATFAAELKFADIPTPVLRRTEDLMLDWLGSVLAARTARPVRSIERFAQMMGPADGPSEMLTSRRTSSPVFAALVNAAASHYVEQDDVHNGSVFHPAAVVIAPALAVAQSIGASGAQLLTAVVAGYEVGIRVGEFLGRSHYKTFHTTATAGTLAAAAAVGRLLELTPQQMLHAFGSAGTQSAGVWEFLRDAADSKQLHCAHAAASGLMSAYLAQDGFTGAAKVLEGAQGLGVGMSSDADPARLTDRLGTRWALAETSFKYHASCRHTHPAADALQQVMAEHQLAHGDVARVTTHVHQGAIDVLGRVTVPATVHQGKFSMGTVLGLIAVHGRAGLGEFDRDFLAPEVAAFRDKVAMELDAEVDTAYPARWIGKVSVQTRDGRTLQARVDEPKGDPGNSLSRAEIEDKMQRLAHYGEGATADEAKALCQRIWQLAAAPRVGRWLG
- a CDS encoding acyl-CoA dehydrogenase family protein — translated: MNNSNDTRFPDIRDAVRDLCAQFPNEYFRKIDEARGYPAEFVDALTKAGWMAALIPQEYGGSGLGLTEASVIMEEINRCGGNSGACHGQMYNMGTLLRHGSEAQKRNYLPRIATGELRLQSMGVTEPSSGTDTTKIKTTAVKKGDRYVINGQKVWISRIQHSDLMILLARTTPLADVKKKSEGMSIFIVDLREAIGKGMTVRPILNMVNHETNELFFENLEIPAENLIGEEGQGFKYILDGLNAERTLIAAECIGDGYWFIDKVTAYTKERVVFGRPIGQNQGVQFPIAEAFIEIEAANLMRYEACRLFDAREPCGAQANMAKYLAAKASWEAANACLQFHGGFGFACEYDIERKFRETRLYQVAPISTNLILSYVAEHMLGLPRSF
- a CDS encoding acyl-CoA dehydrogenase, which codes for MDTESLSAMRDAALDYFVRSRSVQRRRERMERPDADEAQGWSAIAELGWTGMLAPESAGGLGLGLAGAAQILRAAGEHVAPEPLLAVAGLSAMLLARLEAPAAQSLLAELVAGRSLPALAWQESAGDLSAVPLACGCEPRAGHAGGVLLQGEKLMVLPGAAASGWLVSARGSDDAVLLWVPRGTAGVSETLVPLVDGSQAASLRFEQVALPADAVLAEGPTAQDALRHALAAGQILQAAELLGVGQAMLAQTQAYLRTRSQFGKPIGSFQALQHRCVDMFIHLEVAQAALAEVLALAGQELSSERLEAEASRVNARCTAAALQASRTAVQLHGAIGYTQECDLSLYYKRTLCLSAWLGNVAAHQRRHAALADGGETRVGTAAWEGEFPRSADWHAMPEAEFRRMVRAFLQQRYPQQLRYLSHRARWSEIREWYLTLSAQGWIAPAWPQGHGGMGLPAGKLIAWIEELEQHGVARAPDQGIVMIGPLLIQHGTPEQQQRFLPRILSGEHVWCQGYSEPNAGSDLAGLRTEAVAGRDAEGDHFIVNGQKIWTTLAQDANHIFMLVRTDKAARKQEGISFLLCDLRTPGITVRPIHTLSGEPEFCEVFFDNVRVPAENLVGRLHGGWTIAKALLGFERIFLGSPKQSQYALGQLARLAEARRLFADPVFAQRFAALRLDVLDLSAAYTGFADIVRAGQPLPASVSLLKIWASETYHRIGALLVEAGEEQGAVAGDQMLDGQSFNVLSPLIGSTAAMIYGGTNEIQRNILARQVLDLPA
- a CDS encoding mandelate racemase/muconate lactonizing enzyme family protein, whose product is MKITRVSATPLNIPVTIDVLGLNKQTSLSLCLTEIETDTGLVGHGMTAITEEEIIAAAVREVAGPALIGEDPMATERLWEKLYWLLSPRGQTGYASHTIAALDIALWDLKARALGQPLWRLLGGARSKVPVYATFGFGFFERDQLAAAARLWVSQGFRRLKMTVGGHALARRDEPRPIDEVIAEDVRRVAAVREAVGPDVKLYVDANCGLDLFHATELARRIEPYGISFFEEPLTQNDVRQMAQLRARTTIPLACGQNEGLAFRFRDLLVNQAADVLQPNVTISGGYTQCLKIAGMAQAFNVPIDNGGAWPFHNMHLHAGVSNGGMAEYHYVAVQMLKQIFDDLPVPQDGWLQLPETPGLGFAPNAERVRELAKLPTSRGKGKA